Proteins from a genomic interval of Micropterus dolomieu isolate WLL.071019.BEF.003 ecotype Adirondacks linkage group LG16, ASM2129224v1, whole genome shotgun sequence:
- the prdm4 gene encoding PR domain zinc finger protein 4 isoform X2: MNDMNLSPVGMDQLSVPSVSASHLGLPTSPTHNPIPTPGMPVAIPSLGPSLGSLPSALSLMLPMGPLSDRGVMCGLPERNYSLPPPPYPHLESSYFRHILPGILSYLADRPPPQYIHPSSLNMDGTLSVASNNPSGLDPYSGPGGPLEQGLVPMDSRQVSGQGDLHQTGAHDLDSTGLAMESRVSSPMSPDRMGEELATMDGVGVVSDTQQQLGGGRQPQPHEGLAGVDSSSGVMPLHGPPVLELPVVMESDHMGGRVGNAGGGGAGGLGEQLHANGEMNSGVVSVVLAGSMAAQGQLEPVSLHGHSGMGLEAVNVSPITAEVSLGPENNLVLVNSNLQLEDSSSNKENMVTAYTIWCTLCERLYTSNCPEHGPVTFISDTPIQSRARLSLPRPLCLRISVADEPLGVFARDIIPPRTCFGPMVGQHCSNVDLSDWPEKDTPQIWKMYHNNVLEFYIVTTDENECNWMMFVRKARTREEQNLVAYTANGKLFFCTTTEIHLDQELLFYYSRDYCRLMGVPQVPEGQICQCGKECSSFSELKSHLNSHNQPPHSHSPSQQDHSQQQQSQQQQQEQQAPQQQHTHQEEKLTNGTSSSSSSPWPCHAHAAGQTNGDNNSSSSRDCSNRNSNSATSRAKGQGHVREKKFKCSMCSRAFITSTKLNVHFMGHVGMKPHKCEYCSKAFSDPSNLRMHLKIHTGQKNYRCTVCGKLFTQKSHVASHMLIHTGAEKLKCDLCDRAFIRKHDLKQHMFSHTHERRIQCPKCNKHFLKTNHLKKHMNSHEGRRDFVCEKCNKAFLTKYHLTRHLKICKGPKTERVSRKERDVDEEEEEEEEEGEDDGRGRGGGGGGERLVDSASNEDCGLDVGGYNSEKSLSPPH, translated from the exons ATGAATGACATGAACCTGAGTCCTGTGGGCATGGACCAGCTCAGTGTGCCCTCTGTGAGCGCCAGCCACCTGGGTCTGCCCACCTCCCCCACACACAACCCCATTCCCACCCCAG GCATGCCAGTGGCCATCCCCAGCCTGGGTCCTTCTCTGGGCTCCCTTCCTTCTGCTCTCTCGCTGATGCTCCCCATGGGTCCGCTCAGCGACAGAGGAGTGATGTGCGGCCTGCCGGAGAGGAACTACTCCTTGCCGCCACCTCCATACCCCCACCTGGAGAGCAGCTACTTCCGACACATATTGCCAG GTATCCTGTCCTATCTGGCAGACCGTCCACCACCTCAATACATTCATCCCAGCAGCCTTAACATGGACGGGACCCTCTCTGTGGCCAGCAACAATCCCTCTGGCCTGGATCCGTACAGTGGCCCTGGAGGCCCACTGGAGCAGGGCCTGGTGCCCATGGACTCCAGACAGGTCAGTGGCCAGGGAGACCTCCACCAGACTGGTGCTCATGACCTGGACTCTACAGGGTTGGCCATGGAGTCACGAGTCAGCAGCCCCATGTCCCCTGACCGGATGGGAGAGGAGCTGGCCACCATGGACGGAGTCGGTGTGGTTTCTGACACCCAACAACAGCTTGGAGGGGGAAGGCAGCCTCAGCCGCATGAGGGCCTGGCCGGGGTGGACTCATCGAGTGGGGTAATGCCCCTTCACGGGCCCCCTGTGCTCGAACTACCTGTGGTGATGGAGTCAGATCATATGGGAGGCAGAGTGGGGAACgctgggggaggaggagcaggaggactCGGGGAGCAGCTCCACGCAAATGGGGAGATGAACTCGGGCGTTGTCAGTGTGGTGCTCGCTGGCTCCATGGCCGCCCAGGGCCAGCTGGAGCCGGTGTCGCTCCATGGACACTCTGGGATGGGGCTGGAGGCAGTAAATGTGTCCCCCATCACTGCAGAAGTGTCGCTGGGGCCAGAAAACAACCTGGTGCTGGTCAACTCCAACCTGCAGCTAGAGGATTCTTCCTCCAACAAGGAGAACATGGTCACTGCCTACACCATCT ggTGCACACTGTGTGAGCGCTTATATACCTCAAACTGCCCCGAGCACGGCCCGGTCACCTTCATCTCTGACACGCCCATTCAAAGCCGGGCTCGCCTCTCTCTGCCGCGTCCACTGTGCCTGCGCATCTCAGTGGCCGACGAACCGCTTG GAGTTTTTGCACGTGACATTATTCCTCCAAGGACCTGTTTTGGACCAATGGTCGGCCAGCACTGTAGCAACGTGGATCTCTCTGATTGGCCAGAAAAGGACACGCCACAAATATGGAAG ATGTATCACAACAATGTGCTGGAATTCTACATCGTGACAACAGATGAGAACGAGTGCAACTGGATGATGTTTGTCCGCAAAGCAAG gACCCGTGAGGAGCAGAACCTGGTGGCGTACACTGCCAATGGTAAACTGTTCTTCTGTACAACCACAGAAATCCACCTGGACCAGGAGCTGCTCTTCTACTACAGCAGGGACTACTGCAGGCTGATGG GTGTTCCCCAGGTGCCTGAGGGTCAGATCTGCCAGTGTGGTAAAGAGTGCTCCTCCTTCTCTGAGCTCAAGTCTCATCTTAACAGCCATAACCAACCTCCACACAGCCACAGCCCATCGCAGCAAGACCACTCTCAACAACAGcaatcacagcagcagcaacaagagCAACAGGCACCACAACAGCAACACACTCACCAGGAAGAGAAACTGACCAATGGGACCTCtagctcctcctcttccccatGGCCCTGCCACGCCCACGCTGCGGGACAAACAAACGGTgataataacagcagcagcagcagggactgCAGTAATAGAAACTCTAATAGTGCCACGTCCAGAGCTAAAGGTCAGGGCCATGTGCGGGAGAAGAAATTCAAGTGCAGCATGTGTTCCCGGGCTTTTATCACATCCACCAAGCTCAACGTGCACTTCATGGGGCACGTGGGGATGAAACCTCACAAGTGTGAATACTGCAGTAAGGCCTTCAGCGATCCCAGCAACCTCAGGATGCACCTCAAGATTCACACAG GTCAGAAGAACTACAGATGCACTGTTTGCGGGAAGTTGTTTACCCAGAAGTCCCATGTGGCTTCACATATGCTCATCCACACCGGTGCAGAGAAGCTCAAGTGTGACCTCTGTGACCGGGCATTCATCAGGAAACATGACCTGAAACAACACAtgttctctcacacaca CGAGCGCCGGATTCAGTGCCCAAAGTGCAACAAACATTTCCTCAAGACCAACCACCTGAAGAAGCACATGAACTCTCACGAGGGCCGAAGAGACTTTGTCTGCGAGAAATGCAACAAAGCTTTCCTCACCAAATACCACCTCACCCGTCACCTCAAGATATGCAAAGGGCCCAAGACGGAAAGAGTGTCCCGTAAGGAGCGGGATGtggacgaagaggaggaggaggaggaagaagaaggggaGGATGATGGtaggggaagaggaggaggaggaggaggagaaagactTGTTGACTCAGCCAGCAATGAAGACTGTGGTTTAGATGTTGGAGGATATAACTCTGAAAAGTCCCTGTCACCCCCTCATTGA
- the prdm4 gene encoding PR domain zinc finger protein 4 isoform X1: protein MNDMNLSPVGMDQLSVPSVSASHLGLPTSPTHNPIPTPGMPVAIPSLGPSLGSLPSALSLMLPMGPLSDRGVMCGLPERNYSLPPPPYPHLESSYFRHILPGILSYLADRPPPQYIHPSSLNMDGTLSVASNNPSGLDPYSGPGGPLEQGLVPMDSRQVSGQGDLHQTGAHDLDSTGLAMESRVSSPMSPDRMGEELATMDGVGVVSDTQQQLGGGRQPQPHEGLAGVDSSSGVMPLHGPPVLELPVVMESDHMGGRVGNAGGGGAGGLGEQLHANGEMNSGVVSVVLAGSMAAQGQLEPVSLHGHSGMGLEAVNVSPITAEVSLGPENNLVLVNSNLQLEDSSSNKENMVTAYTICEWCTLCERLYTSNCPEHGPVTFISDTPIQSRARLSLPRPLCLRISVADEPLGVFARDIIPPRTCFGPMVGQHCSNVDLSDWPEKDTPQIWKMYHNNVLEFYIVTTDENECNWMMFVRKARTREEQNLVAYTANGKLFFCTTTEIHLDQELLFYYSRDYCRLMGVPQVPEGQICQCGKECSSFSELKSHLNSHNQPPHSHSPSQQDHSQQQQSQQQQQEQQAPQQQHTHQEEKLTNGTSSSSSSPWPCHAHAAGQTNGDNNSSSSRDCSNRNSNSATSRAKGQGHVREKKFKCSMCSRAFITSTKLNVHFMGHVGMKPHKCEYCSKAFSDPSNLRMHLKIHTGQKNYRCTVCGKLFTQKSHVASHMLIHTGAEKLKCDLCDRAFIRKHDLKQHMFSHTHERRIQCPKCNKHFLKTNHLKKHMNSHEGRRDFVCEKCNKAFLTKYHLTRHLKICKGPKTERVSRKERDVDEEEEEEEEEGEDDGRGRGGGGGGERLVDSASNEDCGLDVGGYNSEKSLSPPH from the exons ATGAATGACATGAACCTGAGTCCTGTGGGCATGGACCAGCTCAGTGTGCCCTCTGTGAGCGCCAGCCACCTGGGTCTGCCCACCTCCCCCACACACAACCCCATTCCCACCCCAG GCATGCCAGTGGCCATCCCCAGCCTGGGTCCTTCTCTGGGCTCCCTTCCTTCTGCTCTCTCGCTGATGCTCCCCATGGGTCCGCTCAGCGACAGAGGAGTGATGTGCGGCCTGCCGGAGAGGAACTACTCCTTGCCGCCACCTCCATACCCCCACCTGGAGAGCAGCTACTTCCGACACATATTGCCAG GTATCCTGTCCTATCTGGCAGACCGTCCACCACCTCAATACATTCATCCCAGCAGCCTTAACATGGACGGGACCCTCTCTGTGGCCAGCAACAATCCCTCTGGCCTGGATCCGTACAGTGGCCCTGGAGGCCCACTGGAGCAGGGCCTGGTGCCCATGGACTCCAGACAGGTCAGTGGCCAGGGAGACCTCCACCAGACTGGTGCTCATGACCTGGACTCTACAGGGTTGGCCATGGAGTCACGAGTCAGCAGCCCCATGTCCCCTGACCGGATGGGAGAGGAGCTGGCCACCATGGACGGAGTCGGTGTGGTTTCTGACACCCAACAACAGCTTGGAGGGGGAAGGCAGCCTCAGCCGCATGAGGGCCTGGCCGGGGTGGACTCATCGAGTGGGGTAATGCCCCTTCACGGGCCCCCTGTGCTCGAACTACCTGTGGTGATGGAGTCAGATCATATGGGAGGCAGAGTGGGGAACgctgggggaggaggagcaggaggactCGGGGAGCAGCTCCACGCAAATGGGGAGATGAACTCGGGCGTTGTCAGTGTGGTGCTCGCTGGCTCCATGGCCGCCCAGGGCCAGCTGGAGCCGGTGTCGCTCCATGGACACTCTGGGATGGGGCTGGAGGCAGTAAATGTGTCCCCCATCACTGCAGAAGTGTCGCTGGGGCCAGAAAACAACCTGGTGCTGGTCAACTCCAACCTGCAGCTAGAGGATTCTTCCTCCAACAAGGAGAACATGGTCACTGCCTACACCATCTGTGAGT ggTGCACACTGTGTGAGCGCTTATATACCTCAAACTGCCCCGAGCACGGCCCGGTCACCTTCATCTCTGACACGCCCATTCAAAGCCGGGCTCGCCTCTCTCTGCCGCGTCCACTGTGCCTGCGCATCTCAGTGGCCGACGAACCGCTTG GAGTTTTTGCACGTGACATTATTCCTCCAAGGACCTGTTTTGGACCAATGGTCGGCCAGCACTGTAGCAACGTGGATCTCTCTGATTGGCCAGAAAAGGACACGCCACAAATATGGAAG ATGTATCACAACAATGTGCTGGAATTCTACATCGTGACAACAGATGAGAACGAGTGCAACTGGATGATGTTTGTCCGCAAAGCAAG gACCCGTGAGGAGCAGAACCTGGTGGCGTACACTGCCAATGGTAAACTGTTCTTCTGTACAACCACAGAAATCCACCTGGACCAGGAGCTGCTCTTCTACTACAGCAGGGACTACTGCAGGCTGATGG GTGTTCCCCAGGTGCCTGAGGGTCAGATCTGCCAGTGTGGTAAAGAGTGCTCCTCCTTCTCTGAGCTCAAGTCTCATCTTAACAGCCATAACCAACCTCCACACAGCCACAGCCCATCGCAGCAAGACCACTCTCAACAACAGcaatcacagcagcagcaacaagagCAACAGGCACCACAACAGCAACACACTCACCAGGAAGAGAAACTGACCAATGGGACCTCtagctcctcctcttccccatGGCCCTGCCACGCCCACGCTGCGGGACAAACAAACGGTgataataacagcagcagcagcagggactgCAGTAATAGAAACTCTAATAGTGCCACGTCCAGAGCTAAAGGTCAGGGCCATGTGCGGGAGAAGAAATTCAAGTGCAGCATGTGTTCCCGGGCTTTTATCACATCCACCAAGCTCAACGTGCACTTCATGGGGCACGTGGGGATGAAACCTCACAAGTGTGAATACTGCAGTAAGGCCTTCAGCGATCCCAGCAACCTCAGGATGCACCTCAAGATTCACACAG GTCAGAAGAACTACAGATGCACTGTTTGCGGGAAGTTGTTTACCCAGAAGTCCCATGTGGCTTCACATATGCTCATCCACACCGGTGCAGAGAAGCTCAAGTGTGACCTCTGTGACCGGGCATTCATCAGGAAACATGACCTGAAACAACACAtgttctctcacacaca CGAGCGCCGGATTCAGTGCCCAAAGTGCAACAAACATTTCCTCAAGACCAACCACCTGAAGAAGCACATGAACTCTCACGAGGGCCGAAGAGACTTTGTCTGCGAGAAATGCAACAAAGCTTTCCTCACCAAATACCACCTCACCCGTCACCTCAAGATATGCAAAGGGCCCAAGACGGAAAGAGTGTCCCGTAAGGAGCGGGATGtggacgaagaggaggaggaggaggaagaagaaggggaGGATGATGGtaggggaagaggaggaggaggaggaggagaaagactTGTTGACTCAGCCAGCAATGAAGACTGTGGTTTAGATGTTGGAGGATATAACTCTGAAAAGTCCCTGTCACCCCCTCATTGA
- the sapcd1 gene encoding suppressor APC domain-containing protein 1 isoform X4: MRCDTQAVPLSREPDQALSFPSQIKRLKDLEKEKDALCSGLEILEKTRLWYLQQLEENRARQGNIETKSGVGSCKEGAAEARSCLLRCRIQRVNGSLGSVMSEPNATSSSNPSLLDAVADSDLRWQNTVLTQEVSDKNLQISMLELEKDALLEQLDELQAH; the protein is encoded by the exons GGAACCCGATCAAGCCCTTTCCTTCCCATCTCAGATTAAGCGTCTGAAGGATCTAGAGAAGGAGAAGGACGCTCTGTGCTCCGGTCTGGAGATCCTGGAGAAGACTCGTCTGTGGTACctccagcagctggaggagaacAGAGCCAGGCAGGGTAACATCGAGACCAAAAGTGGGGTCGGCTCCTGCAAGGAAGGTGCAGCAGAG GCTCGGTCTTGCCTCCTCAGGTGTCGTATCCAACGGGTAAATGGCTCTCTGGGCTCTGTGATGAGTGAGCCCAATGCCACAAGCAGCAGCAACCCTTCTCTGCTGGATGCAGTGGCAGACAGTGACCTCCGGTGGCAAAACACAGTACTGACTCAG GAGGTGAGTGACAAGAATCTTCAGATCTCCATGTTGGAGCTGGAAAAAGATGCTCTCCTCGAACAGCTTGATGAACTGCAGGCCCATTGA
- the sapcd1 gene encoding suppressor APC domain-containing protein 1 isoform X1, with the protein MLQHLPVCWYKIQLKIQCFCPLREPDQALSFPSQIKRLKDLEKEKDALCSGLEILEKTRLWYLQQLEENRARQGNIETKSGVGSCKEGAAEARSCLLRCRIQRVNGSLGSVMSEPNATSSSNPSLLDAVADSDLRWQNTVLTQEVSDKNLQISMLELEKDALLEQLDELQAH; encoded by the exons ATGCTCCAACATTTGCCGGTTTGTTGGTACAAGATACAACTTAAAATTCAGTGCTTCTGTCCTTTAAGGGAACCCGATCAAGCCCTTTCCTTCCCATCTCAGATTAAGCGTCTGAAGGATCTAGAGAAGGAGAAGGACGCTCTGTGCTCCGGTCTGGAGATCCTGGAGAAGACTCGTCTGTGGTACctccagcagctggaggagaacAGAGCCAGGCAGGGTAACATCGAGACCAAAAGTGGGGTCGGCTCCTGCAAGGAAGGTGCAGCAGAG GCTCGGTCTTGCCTCCTCAGGTGTCGTATCCAACGGGTAAATGGCTCTCTGGGCTCTGTGATGAGTGAGCCCAATGCCACAAGCAGCAGCAACCCTTCTCTGCTGGATGCAGTGGCAGACAGTGACCTCCGGTGGCAAAACACAGTACTGACTCAG GAGGTGAGTGACAAGAATCTTCAGATCTCCATGTTGGAGCTGGAAAAAGATGCTCTCCTCGAACAGCTTGATGAACTGCAGGCCCATTGA
- the prdm4 gene encoding PR domain zinc finger protein 4 isoform X3 translates to MNDMNLSPVGMDQLSVPSVSASHLGLPTSPTHNPIPTPGMPVAIPSLGPSLGSLPSALSLMLPMGPLSDRGVMCGLPERNYSLPPPPYPHLESSYFRHILPGILSYLADRPPPQYIHPSSLNMDGTLSVASNNPSGLDPYSGPGGPLEQGLVPMDSRQVSGQGDLHQTGAHDLDSTGLAMESRVSSPMSPDRMGEELATMDGVGVVSDTQQQLGGGRQPQPHEGLAGVDSSSGVMPLHGPPVLELPVVMESDHMGGRVGNAGGGGAGGLGEQLHANGEMNSGVVSVVLAGSMAAQGQLEPVSLHGHSGMGLEAVNVSPITAEVSLGPENNLVLVNSNLQLEDSSSNKENMVTAYTICEWCTLCERLYTSNCPEHGPVTFISDTPIQSRARLSLPRPLCLRISVADEPLGVFARDIIPPRTCFGPMVGQHCSNVDLSDWPEKDTPQIWKMYHNNVLEFYIVTTDENECNWMMFVRKARTREEQNLVAYTANGKLFFCTTTEIHLDQELLFYYSRDYCRLMGVPQVPEGQICQCGKECSSFSELKSHLNSHNQPPHSHSPSQQDHSQQQQSQQQQQEQQAPQQQHTHQEEKLTNGTSSSSSSPWPCHAHAAGQTNGDNNSSSSRDCSNRNSNSATSRAKGQGHVREKKFKCSMCSRAFITSTKLNVHFMGHVGMKPHKCEYCSKAFSDPSNLRMHLKIHTGQKNYRCTVCGKLFTQKSHVASHMLIHTGAEKLKCDLCDRAFIRKHDLKQHMFSHTQFSPFSATASAGFSAQSATNISSRPTT, encoded by the exons ATGAATGACATGAACCTGAGTCCTGTGGGCATGGACCAGCTCAGTGTGCCCTCTGTGAGCGCCAGCCACCTGGGTCTGCCCACCTCCCCCACACACAACCCCATTCCCACCCCAG GCATGCCAGTGGCCATCCCCAGCCTGGGTCCTTCTCTGGGCTCCCTTCCTTCTGCTCTCTCGCTGATGCTCCCCATGGGTCCGCTCAGCGACAGAGGAGTGATGTGCGGCCTGCCGGAGAGGAACTACTCCTTGCCGCCACCTCCATACCCCCACCTGGAGAGCAGCTACTTCCGACACATATTGCCAG GTATCCTGTCCTATCTGGCAGACCGTCCACCACCTCAATACATTCATCCCAGCAGCCTTAACATGGACGGGACCCTCTCTGTGGCCAGCAACAATCCCTCTGGCCTGGATCCGTACAGTGGCCCTGGAGGCCCACTGGAGCAGGGCCTGGTGCCCATGGACTCCAGACAGGTCAGTGGCCAGGGAGACCTCCACCAGACTGGTGCTCATGACCTGGACTCTACAGGGTTGGCCATGGAGTCACGAGTCAGCAGCCCCATGTCCCCTGACCGGATGGGAGAGGAGCTGGCCACCATGGACGGAGTCGGTGTGGTTTCTGACACCCAACAACAGCTTGGAGGGGGAAGGCAGCCTCAGCCGCATGAGGGCCTGGCCGGGGTGGACTCATCGAGTGGGGTAATGCCCCTTCACGGGCCCCCTGTGCTCGAACTACCTGTGGTGATGGAGTCAGATCATATGGGAGGCAGAGTGGGGAACgctgggggaggaggagcaggaggactCGGGGAGCAGCTCCACGCAAATGGGGAGATGAACTCGGGCGTTGTCAGTGTGGTGCTCGCTGGCTCCATGGCCGCCCAGGGCCAGCTGGAGCCGGTGTCGCTCCATGGACACTCTGGGATGGGGCTGGAGGCAGTAAATGTGTCCCCCATCACTGCAGAAGTGTCGCTGGGGCCAGAAAACAACCTGGTGCTGGTCAACTCCAACCTGCAGCTAGAGGATTCTTCCTCCAACAAGGAGAACATGGTCACTGCCTACACCATCTGTGAGT ggTGCACACTGTGTGAGCGCTTATATACCTCAAACTGCCCCGAGCACGGCCCGGTCACCTTCATCTCTGACACGCCCATTCAAAGCCGGGCTCGCCTCTCTCTGCCGCGTCCACTGTGCCTGCGCATCTCAGTGGCCGACGAACCGCTTG GAGTTTTTGCACGTGACATTATTCCTCCAAGGACCTGTTTTGGACCAATGGTCGGCCAGCACTGTAGCAACGTGGATCTCTCTGATTGGCCAGAAAAGGACACGCCACAAATATGGAAG ATGTATCACAACAATGTGCTGGAATTCTACATCGTGACAACAGATGAGAACGAGTGCAACTGGATGATGTTTGTCCGCAAAGCAAG gACCCGTGAGGAGCAGAACCTGGTGGCGTACACTGCCAATGGTAAACTGTTCTTCTGTACAACCACAGAAATCCACCTGGACCAGGAGCTGCTCTTCTACTACAGCAGGGACTACTGCAGGCTGATGG GTGTTCCCCAGGTGCCTGAGGGTCAGATCTGCCAGTGTGGTAAAGAGTGCTCCTCCTTCTCTGAGCTCAAGTCTCATCTTAACAGCCATAACCAACCTCCACACAGCCACAGCCCATCGCAGCAAGACCACTCTCAACAACAGcaatcacagcagcagcaacaagagCAACAGGCACCACAACAGCAACACACTCACCAGGAAGAGAAACTGACCAATGGGACCTCtagctcctcctcttccccatGGCCCTGCCACGCCCACGCTGCGGGACAAACAAACGGTgataataacagcagcagcagcagggactgCAGTAATAGAAACTCTAATAGTGCCACGTCCAGAGCTAAAGGTCAGGGCCATGTGCGGGAGAAGAAATTCAAGTGCAGCATGTGTTCCCGGGCTTTTATCACATCCACCAAGCTCAACGTGCACTTCATGGGGCACGTGGGGATGAAACCTCACAAGTGTGAATACTGCAGTAAGGCCTTCAGCGATCCCAGCAACCTCAGGATGCACCTCAAGATTCACACAG GTCAGAAGAACTACAGATGCACTGTTTGCGGGAAGTTGTTTACCCAGAAGTCCCATGTGGCTTCACATATGCTCATCCACACCGGTGCAGAGAAGCTCAAGTGTGACCTCTGTGACCGGGCATTCATCAGGAAACATGACCTGAAACAACACAtgttctctcacacaca gttttctcCCTTTTCCGCCACAGCGAGCGCCGGATTCAGTGCCCAAAGTGCAACAAACATTTCCTCAAGACCAACCACCTGA
- the sapcd1 gene encoding suppressor APC domain-containing protein 1 isoform X3, which produces MWVNEMRHTSSPLVQCFCPLREPDQALSFPSQIKRLKDLEKEKDALCSGLEILEKTRLWYLQQLEENRARQGNIETKSGVGSCKEGAAEARSCLLRCRIQRVNGSLGSVMSEPNATSSSNPSLLDAVADSDLRWQNTVLTQEVSDKNLQISMLELEKDALLEQLDELQAH; this is translated from the exons TGCTTCTGTCCTTTAAGGGAACCCGATCAAGCCCTTTCCTTCCCATCTCAGATTAAGCGTCTGAAGGATCTAGAGAAGGAGAAGGACGCTCTGTGCTCCGGTCTGGAGATCCTGGAGAAGACTCGTCTGTGGTACctccagcagctggaggagaacAGAGCCAGGCAGGGTAACATCGAGACCAAAAGTGGGGTCGGCTCCTGCAAGGAAGGTGCAGCAGAG GCTCGGTCTTGCCTCCTCAGGTGTCGTATCCAACGGGTAAATGGCTCTCTGGGCTCTGTGATGAGTGAGCCCAATGCCACAAGCAGCAGCAACCCTTCTCTGCTGGATGCAGTGGCAGACAGTGACCTCCGGTGGCAAAACACAGTACTGACTCAG GAGGTGAGTGACAAGAATCTTCAGATCTCCATGTTGGAGCTGGAAAAAGATGCTCTCCTCGAACAGCTTGATGAACTGCAGGCCCATTGA
- the sapcd1 gene encoding suppressor APC domain-containing protein 1 isoform X2, with translation MACRLSGSGSYTVVIIPLRTSLYSLDALRFYLWIKRLKDLEKEKDALCSGLEILEKTRLWYLQQLEENRARQGNIETKSGVGSCKEGAAEARSCLLRCRIQRVNGSLGSVMSEPNATSSSNPSLLDAVADSDLRWQNTVLTQEVSDKNLQISMLELEKDALLEQLDELQAH, from the exons ATGGCCTGCCGTCTCTCCGGCTCTGGCTCCTACACCGTGGTTATCATCCCCCTCAGGACCAGCCTCTACAGCCTGGACGCACTCCGCTTCTACCTATGG ATTAAGCGTCTGAAGGATCTAGAGAAGGAGAAGGACGCTCTGTGCTCCGGTCTGGAGATCCTGGAGAAGACTCGTCTGTGGTACctccagcagctggaggagaacAGAGCCAGGCAGGGTAACATCGAGACCAAAAGTGGGGTCGGCTCCTGCAAGGAAGGTGCAGCAGAG GCTCGGTCTTGCCTCCTCAGGTGTCGTATCCAACGGGTAAATGGCTCTCTGGGCTCTGTGATGAGTGAGCCCAATGCCACAAGCAGCAGCAACCCTTCTCTGCTGGATGCAGTGGCAGACAGTGACCTCCGGTGGCAAAACACAGTACTGACTCAG GAGGTGAGTGACAAGAATCTTCAGATCTCCATGTTGGAGCTGGAAAAAGATGCTCTCCTCGAACAGCTTGATGAACTGCAGGCCCATTGA
- the sapcd1 gene encoding suppressor APC domain-containing protein 1 isoform X5 produces the protein MWVNEMRHTSSPLVQIKRLKDLEKEKDALCSGLEILEKTRLWYLQQLEENRARQGNIETKSGVGSCKEGAAEARSCLLRCRIQRVNGSLGSVMSEPNATSSSNPSLLDAVADSDLRWQNTVLTQEVSDKNLQISMLELEKDALLEQLDELQAH, from the exons ATTAAGCGTCTGAAGGATCTAGAGAAGGAGAAGGACGCTCTGTGCTCCGGTCTGGAGATCCTGGAGAAGACTCGTCTGTGGTACctccagcagctggaggagaacAGAGCCAGGCAGGGTAACATCGAGACCAAAAGTGGGGTCGGCTCCTGCAAGGAAGGTGCAGCAGAG GCTCGGTCTTGCCTCCTCAGGTGTCGTATCCAACGGGTAAATGGCTCTCTGGGCTCTGTGATGAGTGAGCCCAATGCCACAAGCAGCAGCAACCCTTCTCTGCTGGATGCAGTGGCAGACAGTGACCTCCGGTGGCAAAACACAGTACTGACTCAG GAGGTGAGTGACAAGAATCTTCAGATCTCCATGTTGGAGCTGGAAAAAGATGCTCTCCTCGAACAGCTTGATGAACTGCAGGCCCATTGA
- the LOC123985211 gene encoding achaete-scute homolog 4, translated as MEHIPYVPPLALHGFSMDNSGAHYRDALRLGLPLHLDAAYLDPVHGQMSPYKRFSYFPFDGPFGVCDYSFEPAFIRKRNERERHRVRCVNEGYARLREHLPQEFEDKRLSKVETLRAAIDYIKHLQRLLDLNVSGMEVSLGDAQLPQRTVQQ; from the coding sequence ATGGAGCACATCCCATATGTCCCTCCACTGGCTCTCCACGGCTTCTCCATGGATAACAGTGGTGCGCACTACAGGGACGCGCTTCGACTAGGACTGCCTCTCCACCTAGACGCTGCATACCTCGACCCTGTGCACGGCCAGATGTCACCCTACAAACGATTCTCCTATTTCCCCTTTGACGGACCCTTCGGTGTGTGTGATTACTCCTTTGAGCCCGCGTTCATCCGGAAAAGGAACGAAAGGGAGCGGCATCGAGTGCGCTGCGTGAACGAAGGTTACGCTCGGCTCAGAGAGCATCTGCCGCAGGAGTTTGAGGACAAACGGCTCAGCAAGGTGGAGACCCTGCGGGCCGCTATCGACTATATCAAACACTTGCAGAGGCTGCTGGACTTGAACGTGTCCGGGATGGAGGTGTCGCTTGGAGACGCGCAGCTCCCGCAGAGGACAGTGCAACAGTGA